A stretch of DNA from Candidatus Deferrimicrobiaceae bacterium:
CTCAAGGGTACGCTCATCACCGACCTCGCGGCGGCGGCGAGGCGTCGGGGGTTCGAGGCGGAGGTCGTGAATCTCACCCTCGCGCGCTTGCGGGAGAAGATCTCGGAGGGAATCCCCGTGATCCTGCTGGTGGACCTGGGGACCTGGGTATTGAGCCGCCCGCACTACCTGCTGGCCTTCGGCGTGACGCCCGACGGGGTGGTGGCCCATTCGGGCAGGCAGGAGGGGAAGGTGATCCCTTTCTCCACGCTGGACGCGCAGTGGGCGAAGATGGGGCGGTTGGCGATCATCGTGCGACGGGGGGCGGGTTGACGGGCCGGAAAGCGGGTCCGCTCCGTCGTCGTCCCCGGGTTTTCCGGCGGGCGCTTTTCCTTTTTCTCCTCCCGGCGGTCCTCACGGCGGCCGGGTGCGGAAGGATGCCCCGCATCATCGTTCTCACCGACCCCCTGACCGCGGAAGAGCACCTCGCACTCGGCGTGGCGTACGAGCGCAACGGGGAGTTCGACCTGGCGGTCCGGGAATACGAGCGGGCCCTACGGAAGGAGAAGGACTTTTTCCAGGCCCGGGTGAACCTCGGCAACGCCCGGCTGGCGAAGAAGGAATACGGGAAGGCCGAGGAAGAATACCGGAAGGCCCTGGAGGTCCGGCCGGGCGATCCCGAGGCGACCAACAATCTCGCGTGGGCGGCGATTTTTTCCGGGGAGCGGATGGAGGAGGCCGCGGCGAAGATGGAAGCGGTCCTCTCCCGCCCCGAAAACCGCACCGCAACGCTTTTCGACACGCTGGGAGTGCTGCGGAAGCGCCTGGGCCGGACGGCCGCCGCGGATGAGGCGTTCACCGAGGCGGAAGCCCTCTGCCTCGGGGAACGGGGGTGCCCCGCGGAGACTCTCCGGGAGATCCGGGACCACCGGGAGGAACGTGACGGGCGGGTCCCCTCGCCGGCGGCGCCCCCTCTGGTACAATGAAACCATGATGCTCGACTCGTGTATCGCAACCGCCCTTGGGGCGGCCTCCCGCCCCGGGACGATGCCCCGGGCGGGCGGGTGACCGGAGCGATTCCTTGTTCCCACCCATTCACCCGGATCTTCGGTTCCACAATTACGCCTCGTACCTGCGGAGGCGGATCGGCGGGCCGGCGGTGCGGATCAGCGTCGACGGCGGGTTCACCTGCCCCAACCGGGACGGCACCCGGGGCAAGGGCGGATGCCATTACTGCAACAACGACTCCTTCACCGGCGGGATCCTGTTCCCGGGACTTCCCGTCGAGGAACAGGTCCTGCGGACGATTCACTCTCCCGGGAGGCATCGGAGCGCCCAGCGCCTCCTGGTCTACTTCCAGCGATACAGCAACAGCTACGCGCCCCCGGAGGAGCTGAACCGGCTCTACCGCGCCGCCTTCTGCCATCCCGACGTCGCCGGGATCATCGTGGGCACCCGGCCCGACTGCCTCGGGCCGGAGGTGCAAGATGTGCTGGAGGGGATCGGGCGGACCGGGTACGTCTCGGTGGAGATCGGGCTCCAGTCGAAGTCCGACGCCGTCCTCGCAAGGATCAACCGCGGGCATACCGTCGACGAGTTCGTGTCCGCCGTCGCCGCCGTGCGGTCCCGGGGGATCGACACCGGGGTCCACCTGATCTACGGCCTTCCGGGGGACACGCGGGAAAACTTCGTGGAGACGGCCGGATTCCTCTCCGGCCTCGACGTGCAGGGGGTGAAGCTGCATCACTTCCATGTCGTGGCCGGAAGCGCCATGGAGCGGGAGTGGAAGAGGGGAGCGCTGAAGGTGCCGGAATACAAGGAGTACGTATCGGCCTGCGCGGACTTTCTCGAACGGCTCTCCCCCGAGATCGCCGTGCTCCGGCTGATCGGATCGGCTCCCTCCGGGACGCTGATCGCCCCTCTGTGGGAGAAGGGGGGGAGGGAGATGGCGCGCGACGTGGCGGCCGAACTACGCCGGAGAGACACCTGGCAGGGCGCTCTCCGCTAGTGCACCGTCTCGCAAATACCTTGGCATTCGAGCGCCGCTGCAGGGGGCCGGTCCCTCGCTCCCGCTTCGTTGCGCTTCTTCCGAGGGGGACACTCCTGGTGTATTCACCGAGAAAAAAAAGAGTGTCCCCCCCCATCCTCAGTCGCGCGCCTTGCTGGCGCGGCGCATCGACGCTCTCGGTGCGTCAAGCTATTTACGAGACGGTACACTAGGGCGGAGAAAAAAGGAGGGAGCATGGGCGACCCGGAAAGGGAGTATCTTCCCCACTCCTCCCGCTGCTTTGTCTGCGGGGAC
This window harbors:
- a CDS encoding peptidase C39 family protein, coding for MGAALLAGGAFFVLGGCARNDGFRGWSAPTPGMETRAPAAGSTVIPGVPFLPQEENTCGPSSLAMLLRFLGRDVRTGEIVRETMTAGLKGTLITDLAAAARRRGFEAEVVNLTLARLREKISEGIPVILLVDLGTWVLSRPHYLLAFGVTPDGVVAHSGRQEGKVIPFSTLDAQWAKMGRLAIIVRRGAG
- a CDS encoding tetratricopeptide repeat protein, giving the protein MPRIIVLTDPLTAEEHLALGVAYERNGEFDLAVREYERALRKEKDFFQARVNLGNARLAKKEYGKAEEEYRKALEVRPGDPEATNNLAWAAIFSGERMEEAAAKMEAVLSRPENRTATLFDTLGVLRKRLGRTAAADEAFTEAEALCLGERGCPAETLREIRDHREERDGRVPSPAAPPLVQ
- a CDS encoding TIGR01212 family radical SAM protein (This family includes YhcC from E. coli K-12, an uncharacterized radical SAM protein.); its protein translation is MFPPIHPDLRFHNYASYLRRRIGGPAVRISVDGGFTCPNRDGTRGKGGCHYCNNDSFTGGILFPGLPVEEQVLRTIHSPGRHRSAQRLLVYFQRYSNSYAPPEELNRLYRAAFCHPDVAGIIVGTRPDCLGPEVQDVLEGIGRTGYVSVEIGLQSKSDAVLARINRGHTVDEFVSAVAAVRSRGIDTGVHLIYGLPGDTRENFVETAGFLSGLDVQGVKLHHFHVVAGSAMEREWKRGALKVPEYKEYVSACADFLERLSPEIAVLRLIGSAPSGTLIAPLWEKGGREMARDVAAELRRRDTWQGALR